The proteins below are encoded in one region of Paenacidovorax monticola:
- a CDS encoding CaiB/BaiF CoA transferase family protein, translating to MQQATNSPAALAGVRVVEMGQLIAGPFCGKTLGEFGAEVIKIEAPGAGDPLRNWRLMREGTSVWWQVQSRNKRSVALDLRAPEGQDIARRLIAEADVLIENFRPGTLEGWGMSPAELHALNPGLVILRISGYGQTGPYRDLPGFGVIGEAMGGLRHLTAEPGRVPVRVGVSIGDTLAALHGAIGVMMALYHRKVNGGAGQVIDVALHEAVFNCMESLIPEYSAFGAVREAAGSALPGIAPSNAYPCADGWVLVAGNGDSIFKRLMAAIGRQDLADAPDLGDNAGRVARVAEIDAAIGAWTAGRTVQAVMDTLSAARVPVGKVYTAQDIAEDPHYQAREMLLTQATRDGYSVTVPGVVPKLSATPGTVRTSAPRLGDDTDAVLAEAGLTQEQIALLRAKGVIQ from the coding sequence ATGCAACAAGCAACCAACTCCCCTGCCGCGCTGGCCGGCGTGCGCGTGGTCGAGATGGGCCAGCTCATCGCGGGCCCGTTTTGCGGCAAGACCCTGGGTGAGTTCGGCGCCGAGGTGATCAAGATCGAGGCGCCCGGCGCGGGCGATCCGCTGCGCAACTGGCGGCTCATGAGGGAGGGCACCTCCGTGTGGTGGCAGGTGCAGTCGCGCAACAAGCGCTCGGTGGCGCTGGACCTGCGCGCCCCGGAGGGGCAGGACATCGCGCGCCGGCTGATCGCCGAGGCCGACGTGCTGATCGAGAACTTCCGCCCCGGCACGCTGGAGGGCTGGGGCATGTCGCCCGCCGAGCTGCACGCGCTGAACCCGGGCCTTGTGATTCTGCGCATCTCAGGCTATGGCCAGACGGGGCCGTACCGCGACCTGCCGGGCTTCGGCGTGATCGGCGAGGCCATGGGCGGCCTGCGCCACCTCACGGCGGAGCCGGGCCGCGTGCCGGTGCGCGTGGGCGTTTCCATCGGCGACACGCTGGCCGCGCTGCACGGCGCCATCGGCGTGATGATGGCGCTGTACCACCGCAAGGTGAATGGCGGCGCGGGCCAGGTGATCGACGTGGCGCTGCACGAGGCTGTTTTCAACTGCATGGAGAGCCTGATTCCCGAGTACAGCGCCTTCGGCGCCGTGCGCGAGGCTGCGGGCAGCGCGCTGCCGGGTATTGCGCCCAGCAACGCCTACCCCTGCGCGGACGGCTGGGTGCTCGTGGCGGGCAACGGCGACAGCATCTTCAAGCGCCTCATGGCAGCCATTGGCCGCCAGGATCTGGCCGACGCGCCCGATCTGGGTGACAACGCGGGCCGCGTGGCGCGCGTGGCCGAGATCGATGCCGCCATTGGCGCATGGACGGCCGGGCGCACCGTGCAGGCCGTGATGGACACGCTGAGCGCCGCGCGCGTGCCCGTGGGCAAGGTCTACACGGCCCAGGACATTGCCGAGGACCCGCATTACCAGGCGCGCGAGATGCTGCTCACGCAGGCCACGCGCGACGGCTACAGCGTCACAGTGCCCGGCGTGGTGCCCAAGCTCTCCGCCACGCCCGGCACGGTGCGCACCAGCGCGCCGCGTCTGGGTGACGACACCGACGCCGTGCTGGCCGAGGCCGGCCTCACGCAGGAACAGATCGCGCTGCTGCGCGCCAAGGGGGTGATCCAATGA
- the earP gene encoding elongation factor P maturation arginine rhamnosyltransferase EarP → MTAMRWDLFCQVIDNFGDIGVCWRLAADLGARGHQVRLWVDDASALAWMAPQGAPGVEVRPWPTEAPPDGPGDVVVEAFGCEIAPDFVAAIARAAGTRSVKPLWINLEYLSAEGYVERCHRLPSPLMDGPGAGLTRWFFYPGFTSRTGGLLREPGLGARQAAFARDAWRARHGVGPQDLAVSLFCYEPPALPALLAELGRQPGAHLLVTPGRATAAVRAAVQEGALPPGGGRGPLALSYLAPCPQPQFDDMLWACDLNLVRGEDSLVRALWAGQPFVWQIYPQHDDAHHAKLHAFLDWLQAPPSLRRFHAQWNGLQDGSAPLPALDAATLQEWRACTQAARARLLMQDDLLTQLLGFVAEKS, encoded by the coding sequence ATGACCGCTATGCGCTGGGACCTGTTCTGCCAGGTGATCGACAACTTCGGCGACATCGGCGTGTGCTGGCGCCTCGCTGCCGACCTGGGTGCGCGCGGCCATCAGGTGCGCCTGTGGGTGGACGACGCCAGCGCCCTCGCCTGGATGGCGCCGCAAGGCGCGCCGGGCGTGGAAGTGCGCCCCTGGCCCACCGAGGCGCCGCCCGACGGCCCGGGCGATGTGGTGGTCGAGGCCTTCGGTTGCGAGATCGCTCCCGATTTCGTAGCCGCCATCGCCCGTGCGGCGGGCACCAGGTCCGTGAAGCCCTTGTGGATCAATCTCGAATACCTGTCGGCCGAGGGCTACGTGGAGCGCTGCCACCGTCTGCCCTCGCCGCTCATGGACGGCCCCGGCGCGGGCCTCACGCGCTGGTTTTTCTACCCCGGCTTCACCTCACGCACGGGCGGCCTGCTGCGCGAGCCCGGCCTGGGCGCGCGGCAGGCCGCCTTCGCGCGCGACGCCTGGCGCGCGCGCCACGGCGTGGGCCCGCAGGACCTCGCGGTCTCGCTGTTCTGCTACGAGCCCCCGGCCCTGCCCGCGCTGCTGGCCGAGCTGGGCAGGCAGCCCGGTGCGCATCTGCTGGTCACGCCCGGGCGGGCCACGGCGGCCGTGCGGGCGGCAGTGCAGGAGGGCGCCCTCCCGCCTGGCGGCGGGCGCGGGCCGCTCGCCCTGTCCTACCTCGCCCCCTGCCCCCAGCCGCAGTTCGACGACATGCTGTGGGCCTGCGACCTCAACCTTGTGCGCGGCGAGGACTCGCTGGTGCGCGCGCTGTGGGCCGGGCAGCCCTTCGTGTGGCAGATCTACCCCCAGCACGACGACGCCCACCACGCCAAGCTGCACGCCTTCCTGGACTGGCTGCAGGCTCCGCCCTCACTGCGGCGCTTCCACGCCCAGTGGAACGGACTGCAGGATGGCAGCGCGCCGCTGCCCGCGCTGGATGCCGCCACGCTCCAGGAGTGGCGCGCCTGCACGCAGGCGGCGCGCGCACGGTTGTTGATGCAGGACGATCTATTGACCCAGCTGTTGGGGTTTGTGGCCGAAAAAAGCTAA
- a CDS encoding hydroxymethylglutaryl-CoA lyase, which produces MSMAANAVWHGAGRRIHMQEVGTRDGLQMEARFVPTEDKIALVNALSATGLAKIEVTSFTSPTAIPALRDAEIVMREIERRAGVVYTALVPNQRGAERAIESRTDELNLVMSVSETHNLANLRMARAQSFAALAQVVATAQAARVAVNVSLSCVFGCPMEGDVAEDEVFDWVQRFADIGVAGITLCDTTGMAFPSQVERLVRAARVRWPGLVFTLHFHNTRGMGLANVLAAIAAGADRFDASLGGLGGCPYAPGASGNVCSEEVVHALELMGYDTGVDLAALVAAARRLPALIGHDIPGQIAKAGRRLDLHPLPEGFGAIRERALAR; this is translated from the coding sequence ATGAGCATGGCAGCAAATGCCGTGTGGCACGGTGCGGGGCGCCGCATCCACATGCAGGAAGTGGGCACGCGCGACGGCCTGCAGATGGAGGCGCGCTTCGTGCCCACCGAGGACAAGATCGCGCTCGTGAACGCGCTCTCGGCCACGGGCCTGGCCAAGATCGAGGTGACCTCGTTCACCTCGCCCACGGCCATTCCGGCGCTGCGCGACGCAGAGATCGTGATGCGCGAGATCGAGCGCCGCGCGGGCGTGGTGTACACCGCGCTCGTGCCCAACCAGCGCGGCGCGGAGCGCGCCATCGAGTCGCGCACCGACGAGCTCAACTTGGTCATGTCGGTGAGCGAGACGCACAACCTGGCCAACCTGCGCATGGCGCGCGCGCAGTCGTTCGCGGCGCTCGCGCAGGTGGTGGCCACGGCCCAGGCCGCGCGCGTGGCGGTGAACGTGTCGCTCTCGTGCGTGTTCGGCTGCCCCATGGAGGGCGACGTGGCCGAGGACGAGGTGTTCGACTGGGTGCAGCGTTTTGCCGACATCGGCGTGGCGGGCATCACGCTGTGCGACACCACGGGCATGGCCTTTCCCTCGCAGGTGGAGCGCTTGGTGCGCGCGGCGCGCGTGCGCTGGCCAGGCCTGGTGTTCACGCTGCACTTCCACAACACGCGCGGCATGGGGCTGGCCAACGTGCTTGCGGCCATCGCCGCAGGGGCCGACCGCTTCGACGCCTCGCTCGGCGGCCTGGGGGGCTGCCCCTATGCGCCGGGCGCCTCGGGCAATGTGTGCAGCGAGGAGGTGGTGCACGCGCTGGAGCTCATGGGCTACGACACGGGGGTCGACCTGGCCGCGCTCGTCGCGGCGGCGCGGCGCCTGCCCGCCCTCATCGGCCATGACATTCCGGGCCAGATCGCCAAGGCCGGGCGCCGGCTCGACCTGCACCCGCTGCCCGAAGGCTTTGGCGCCATCCGCGAGCGCGCACTGGCGCGTTAG
- a CDS encoding tripartite tricarboxylate transporter substrate binding protein, which translates to MPPITALTRRRAALALGAALCAASLGAAAQDKYPSKPITLVVPQAAGGANDAIARVLAQRLTEQMGQSVVVDNRPGAGGTLATAALARSRHDGYTLLVTADSAHVVGPALYKNPGFDPVKDFAPVAPIATAGYVLVAHPSFPGSNVADLIRLAKASPGKYAIASAGNGTLNHLIGEMLQKAAGIQLQHIPYKGSAAAATDVVGGQVPLSVQSLPSSIAFIKAGKLKVLGVVNARRVAALPDAPTIGETLQGFGEAPWYAMFAPAGTPAPIVAQLQAEVARALEQKDVVDKLAGVGCEPFKGSSAQLGALVQSDLPKWARVVKDTGATVD; encoded by the coding sequence ATGCCCCCCATCACCGCATTGACCCGGCGCCGCGCGGCGCTGGCCCTGGGAGCCGCCCTGTGTGCGGCGTCGCTCGGCGCGGCCGCGCAGGACAAGTACCCCTCCAAGCCCATCACCCTCGTGGTGCCGCAGGCCGCGGGCGGCGCCAACGACGCCATCGCGCGCGTGCTCGCGCAGCGCCTGACCGAGCAGATGGGCCAGAGCGTGGTGGTGGACAACCGCCCCGGCGCGGGCGGCACGCTGGCCACGGCGGCCCTGGCGCGCAGCAGGCACGACGGCTACACGCTGCTGGTGACGGCCGACAGCGCGCATGTGGTGGGCCCGGCGCTGTACAAGAACCCGGGGTTCGACCCCGTGAAAGATTTCGCGCCCGTGGCGCCCATCGCCACGGCGGGCTATGTGCTGGTGGCGCATCCCTCGTTCCCGGGCAGCAATGTGGCAGACCTGATCCGTCTGGCCAAGGCCAGCCCGGGCAAGTACGCGATCGCCTCGGCCGGCAACGGCACGCTGAACCACCTGATCGGCGAGATGCTGCAAAAGGCCGCGGGCATCCAGCTACAGCACATTCCCTACAAGGGCTCGGCCGCCGCGGCGACCGACGTGGTGGGCGGGCAAGTGCCGCTGTCGGTGCAGAGCCTGCCCTCGTCCATCGCCTTCATCAAGGCGGGCAAGCTCAAGGTGCTGGGCGTGGTGAACGCCCGGCGCGTGGCCGCGCTGCCCGACGCGCCCACCATCGGCGAGACGCTGCAGGGCTTTGGCGAGGCGCCGTGGTACGCCATGTTCGCGCCCGCCGGCACGCCCGCGCCCATCGTGGCGCAGTTGCAGGCCGAGGTGGCGCGCGCGCTGGAGCAAAAGGACGTAGTAGACAAGCTCGCGGGCGTGGGCTGCGAGCCCTTCAAGGGCAGCTCGGCGCAGTTGGGCGCGCTGGTGCAGTCCGATCTGCCCAAGTGGGCGCGCGTGGTGAAAGACACGGGCGCCACGGTGGATTGA
- a CDS encoding Bug family tripartite tricarboxylate transporter substrate binding protein has protein sequence MTTRITRKRFAALALAALAPLALSTAWAQGAYPAKPVTLVVPTAAGGTTDLSARMVAQALGPVLGQSVVVDNKGGGNGAIAASIVKRAEADGYTLLMQYSGYHVISPHLTKAPQWEQKDFQPIANVISAPQIIVVREGLPVKSLPELIAYAKAHPGKLNYASSGNGSLQHVTGAMLEQQGGIKMVHVPYKGTGPALQDLLGGQVDLTFGTAPPFMPHIQAGKLRVLAVTGKERLPSLPDVPTTAEAGYPGVNATSWFALFAPAAVPKGVVDRLAADLKKVVEDPAFRKKAQEQGAAADYLGPQPLAARVKADFAGWADVIKSSKIEAE, from the coding sequence ATGACGACGCGCATCACCCGCAAACGCTTCGCCGCGCTGGCCCTGGCCGCGCTCGCGCCGTTGGCGCTGTCCACGGCCTGGGCCCAGGGCGCGTACCCGGCCAAGCCCGTGACCCTGGTCGTGCCCACAGCCGCCGGCGGCACGACCGACCTGTCGGCGCGCATGGTGGCGCAGGCGCTGGGCCCGGTGCTGGGCCAGTCGGTGGTGGTGGACAACAAGGGCGGCGGCAACGGCGCCATCGCGGCCTCCATCGTCAAGCGCGCCGAGGCCGACGGCTACACGCTGCTGATGCAGTACTCGGGCTACCACGTCATCTCGCCGCACCTCACCAAGGCGCCGCAGTGGGAGCAGAAGGACTTTCAGCCCATCGCCAACGTGATCTCGGCGCCGCAGATCATCGTGGTGCGCGAGGGCCTGCCCGTGAAGTCGCTGCCCGAGCTGATCGCCTACGCCAAGGCCCACCCGGGCAAGCTCAACTACGCCTCGTCGGGCAACGGCTCGCTGCAGCACGTGACGGGCGCCATGCTGGAGCAGCAGGGCGGCATCAAGATGGTTCACGTGCCGTACAAGGGAACGGGCCCCGCGCTGCAGGATCTGCTGGGCGGCCAGGTGGACCTGACCTTCGGCACCGCGCCGCCGTTCATGCCGCACATCCAGGCCGGCAAGCTGCGCGTGCTGGCCGTGACCGGCAAGGAGCGCCTGCCCAGCCTGCCCGACGTGCCCACCACGGCCGAGGCGGGCTATCCCGGCGTGAACGCGACCTCGTGGTTCGCGCTGTTCGCGCCCGCGGCCGTGCCCAAGGGCGTGGTCGACAGGCTGGCCGCCGATCTGAAGAAGGTGGTGGAGGACCCGGCCTTCCGCAAGAAGGCGCAGGAGCAGGGCGCCGCGGCCGACTACCTGGGCCCGCAGCCGCTGGCCGCCCGTGTGAAGGCCGACTTCGCGGGCTGGGCCGACGTGATCAAGAGCTCGAAGATCGAGGCCGAGTAA
- the efp gene encoding elongation factor P translates to MKIAQEIRAGNVIMQGKDPMVVLKTEYARGGRGAATVRMKLKSLIGNFGTEIVFKADDKIDNVILDKKECTYSYFADPMYVCMDTEYNQYEVEAENMGDALNYLEDGMAVEVVFYDGKAISVELPTSVEREITWTEPAVKGDTSGKVLKPAKIATGFEVAVPLFVSQGDKIEIDTRTGEYRKRV, encoded by the coding sequence ATGAAAATCGCTCAAGAAATCCGCGCCGGCAATGTGATCATGCAGGGCAAGGACCCGATGGTCGTGCTGAAGACCGAATACGCACGCGGCGGCCGCGGCGCCGCCACCGTGCGCATGAAGCTCAAGAGCCTGATCGGCAACTTCGGCACCGAAATCGTGTTCAAGGCCGACGACAAGATCGATAACGTGATCCTCGACAAGAAGGAGTGCACCTACTCCTACTTCGCCGACCCCATGTACGTGTGCATGGACACCGAGTACAACCAGTACGAAGTCGAAGCCGAAAACATGGGCGACGCGCTGAACTACCTCGAAGACGGCATGGCCGTGGAAGTGGTGTTCTACGACGGCAAGGCCATCTCGGTCGAACTTCCCACCAGCGTCGAGCGCGAAATCACCTGGACCGAGCCCGCCGTCAAGGGCGACACGTCCGGCAAGGTGCTCAAGCCCGCCAAGATCGCCACCGGCTTCGAAGTGGCCGTGCCGCTGTTCGTGAGCCAGGGCGACAAGATCGAAATCGACACGCGCACGGGCGAATACCGCAAGCGCGTCTGA
- the rimO gene encoding 30S ribosomal protein S12 methylthiotransferase RimO, with product MNSNTYDAAAPQAAKTPKVGFVSLGCPKALTDSELILTQLSAEGYETSKTFEGADLVIVNTCGFIDDAVKESLDTIGEALAENGKVIVTGCLGARASEAGGNLVKDVHPSVLAVTGPHATQEVMEAVHTHLPKPHDPFLDLVPGAFGEAGIKLTPRHYAYLKISEGCNHRCTFCIIPSMRGDLVSRPVGDVLKEAKALFEGGVKELLVISQDTSAYGVDVKYRTGFWDGKPVKTRMLELVQTLGEIAEPYGAWVRLHYVYPYPSVDEVIPLMATGRVLPYLDVPFQHSHPDVLKRMKRPASGERNLERILRWREACPEIVIRSTFIAGFPGETEEEFQHLLDFVREAQIDRAGCFAYSDVNGAAANELPGMLPLEVREERRARFMAVAEEVSTAKLRSRVGATMQVLVDHAPALGKKGGRGRSYADAPEIDGVVHLLPPEKISKQLKVGEFTRARIVGTQGHDLVALPI from the coding sequence ATGAATTCAAATACTTACGACGCAGCCGCCCCGCAGGCTGCCAAGACGCCCAAGGTCGGGTTCGTGTCTCTCGGCTGCCCGAAGGCGCTCACCGACTCCGAACTCATCCTCACGCAGCTCAGCGCCGAGGGCTACGAGACCTCCAAGACCTTCGAGGGTGCGGACCTGGTGATCGTCAACACCTGCGGCTTCATCGACGATGCCGTGAAGGAGAGCCTGGACACCATCGGCGAGGCCCTGGCCGAGAACGGCAAGGTCATCGTCACGGGCTGCCTGGGCGCGCGAGCGAGCGAGGCCGGCGGCAACCTGGTGAAGGACGTGCACCCGAGCGTGCTGGCCGTCACGGGTCCGCATGCCACGCAGGAGGTGATGGAGGCCGTCCATACCCACCTGCCCAAGCCGCACGATCCGTTCCTGGACCTGGTGCCGGGCGCGTTCGGCGAGGCGGGCATCAAGCTCACGCCGCGCCACTACGCCTACCTCAAGATCAGCGAAGGCTGCAACCACCGCTGCACGTTCTGCATCATCCCCTCGATGCGCGGCGACCTCGTCTCGCGGCCCGTGGGCGATGTGCTCAAGGAGGCCAAGGCGCTGTTCGAGGGCGGGGTGAAGGAGTTGCTCGTCATCAGCCAGGACACCTCGGCCTATGGCGTGGACGTGAAGTACCGCACGGGCTTCTGGGACGGCAAGCCCGTGAAGACGCGCATGCTGGAGCTGGTGCAGACGCTGGGCGAGATCGCCGAGCCCTACGGCGCCTGGGTGCGCCTGCACTATGTGTACCCCTACCCGAGCGTGGACGAGGTGATTCCGCTCATGGCCACGGGCCGCGTGCTGCCCTACCTCGATGTGCCTTTCCAGCACAGCCACCCCGATGTGCTCAAGCGCATGAAGCGTCCCGCCAGCGGCGAGCGCAACCTTGAGCGCATCCTGCGCTGGCGCGAGGCCTGCCCCGAGATCGTGATCCGCAGCACGTTCATCGCGGGCTTTCCGGGCGAGACGGAGGAAGAGTTCCAGCACCTGCTGGACTTCGTGCGCGAGGCGCAGATCGACCGCGCGGGCTGTTTTGCCTACAGCGACGTGAACGGCGCGGCCGCCAACGAGCTGCCCGGCATGCTGCCGTTGGAGGTGCGCGAGGAGCGCCGTGCGCGCTTCATGGCCGTGGCCGAGGAGGTGTCCACCGCCAAGCTCAGGAGCCGCGTGGGCGCCACCATGCAGGTGCTGGTGGACCATGCGCCCGCGCTGGGCAAGAAGGGCGGCCGGGGCCGCAGCTACGCCGACGCGCCCGAGATCGACGGCGTGGTGCACCTGTTGCCGCCCGAGAAGATCAGCAAGCAGCTCAAGGTGGGCGAGTTCACCCGTGCGCGCATTGTGGGCACGCAGGGGCACGACCTGGTGGCGCTGCCGATCTGA
- a CDS encoding LysR family transcriptional regulator → MKLDPVSLRLFVAVMEENAIARAAAREHIAPSAASRRLAELEDALRVELFTRSNRGTEPTAAAYALLHLARGVLNDLDGIASQMRDYGAGVRGHVRVVANISAITQFLPGELQRFMARHPQVQVQLQEQISTDVARSVAENAADVGLLNEGSYGERLTLLPYRGDELVLVVPTQHALARRKSVRLAEALAFDFVGMHPGSAINTQLLRAAAEAGLPLKLRMQVTGYDALYLMVAAGLGVGVMPRGSAQLYRGAQTLRAVALNEPWARRRLMLCLRSGEPPSGTTRLLVDHLLQGTQGTDGEAAP, encoded by the coding sequence ATGAAGCTCGACCCAGTCTCCCTGCGCCTGTTCGTCGCGGTGATGGAAGAAAACGCCATCGCACGCGCCGCCGCGCGCGAGCACATTGCCCCCTCGGCCGCGAGCCGCCGCCTGGCCGAGCTGGAGGACGCGCTGCGCGTGGAACTCTTCACGCGCAGCAACCGCGGCACCGAGCCCACGGCCGCCGCCTACGCGCTGCTGCACCTGGCGCGCGGCGTGCTCAACGACCTGGACGGCATCGCCAGCCAGATGCGCGACTACGGCGCCGGCGTGCGCGGCCATGTGCGCGTGGTGGCCAACATCTCGGCCATCACCCAGTTCCTGCCGGGCGAGCTGCAGCGCTTCATGGCGCGCCACCCGCAGGTGCAGGTCCAGTTGCAGGAACAGATCAGCACCGACGTGGCCCGCTCCGTGGCCGAGAACGCGGCCGACGTGGGCCTGCTCAACGAAGGCAGCTACGGCGAGCGGCTCACCCTGCTGCCCTACCGCGGCGACGAACTGGTGCTCGTGGTACCCACGCAGCACGCGCTGGCGCGGCGCAAGTCGGTGCGGCTGGCCGAGGCGCTGGCCTTCGACTTCGTGGGCATGCACCCGGGCAGCGCGATCAACACACAGCTGCTGCGCGCGGCGGCCGAGGCGGGCCTGCCGCTCAAGCTGCGCATGCAGGTCACGGGCTACGACGCGCTCTACCTCATGGTGGCGGCGGGCCTGGGCGTGGGCGTGATGCCGCGGGGCAGCGCCCAGCTCTACCGCGGCGCGCAGACGCTGCGCGCCGTGGCCCTGAACGAACCCTGGGCGCGGCGCCGCCTCATGCTGTGCCTGCGCTCGGGCGAGCCACCCTCGGGCACCACGCGCCTGCTCGTGGACCACCTGCTCCAGGGCACCCAGGGCACGGACGGCGAGGCCGCACCATGA
- a CDS encoding alpha/beta fold hydrolase — protein sequence MKNPWNSGWALVLALLLGGCATVPDTAVQATGGRAVEYAVAGQGAPVVVFENGLGGTLEWWAKVWPEVARDTTVLAYNRAGYGKSEASPEARDGAHIVEELRALLRERGLAPPYILVGHSLGGLYMQWFARRYPQELAALVLVDSAHPHQLKGAGDPQSWPWLLKWTFGVLSSETAKRELAAVDATGESVLGLAADPAVPVFVLSALRPMGVSSALADDANRKRADIANLYPHARQVWVDSDHGIPLEKPEAVVAAIREAMGVARRSP from the coding sequence ATGAAGAATCCATGGAACAGTGGCTGGGCCCTGGTGCTGGCCTTGCTGCTGGGAGGCTGTGCCACCGTGCCGGACACTGCAGTGCAGGCCACCGGCGGCAGGGCGGTGGAATATGCCGTGGCGGGGCAGGGCGCTCCGGTGGTGGTGTTCGAGAACGGCCTGGGCGGCACCCTGGAGTGGTGGGCCAAGGTCTGGCCCGAGGTGGCGCGAGACACCACGGTGCTGGCCTACAACCGCGCCGGCTATGGGAAGAGCGAGGCATCGCCCGAGGCGCGGGATGGGGCGCACATCGTGGAGGAACTGCGCGCACTGCTCCGGGAGCGCGGGCTGGCCCCGCCGTACATCCTGGTGGGGCATTCCCTGGGCGGGCTGTACATGCAGTGGTTCGCACGCCGGTACCCGCAGGAGTTGGCTGCGCTGGTGCTGGTGGACTCCGCCCACCCGCACCAGCTCAAGGGGGCCGGGGACCCCCAGTCGTGGCCCTGGCTGCTGAAGTGGACCTTCGGGGTGCTCTCGTCCGAGACGGCGAAGCGGGAGCTGGCGGCGGTGGACGCCACGGGCGAGTCGGTCCTGGGCCTTGCGGCCGACCCTGCGGTGCCGGTCTTCGTGCTCAGTGCGTTGCGGCCCATGGGGGTGTCGTCCGCCCTGGCCGACGATGCGAACCGCAAGCGGGCGGACATTGCCAACCTGTATCCCCATGCCCGGCAGGTGTGGGTGGACAGCGACCATGGCATCCCGCTGGAAAAGCCCGAGGCCGTGGTGGCGGCCATCCGGGAGGCGATGGGGGTAGCCCGGCGTTCCCCGTAG
- a CDS encoding class I SAM-dependent methyltransferase: MPLPDPVSTPAPGSVANALRARKALFWDRIARKYAADPIADMAGYETTLQRVRSLLSGDQDVLEIGCGTGSTALRLAPFAGSMLATDVSAEMIAIARERWERQPTPQLRFAVADADAPVFAQGAYDAVLAFNMLHLVQDLDAALALAAQTLRPGAC, translated from the coding sequence TGACCCCGTTTCCACCCCCGCCCCGGGCTCCGTTGCGAACGCCCTGAGGGCGCGCAAGGCGCTTTTCTGGGACCGCATCGCGCGCAAGTACGCGGCCGACCCGATCGCCGACATGGCGGGCTACGAAACCACGCTGCAGCGCGTGCGTTCCCTGCTGTCCGGGGACCAGGACGTGCTGGAGATCGGCTGCGGCACGGGGAGCACCGCCCTGCGCCTGGCCCCTTTCGCGGGGAGCATGCTGGCCACCGATGTGTCGGCCGAGATGATCGCCATCGCCCGCGAACGCTGGGAGCGGCAGCCGACGCCGCAACTGCGTTTTGCCGTGGCGGACGCGGATGCCCCGGTGTTTGCGCAGGGCGCCTACGACGCGGTACTGGCCTTCAACATGTTGCATCTGGTGCAGGACCTGGACGCCGCGCTGGCGCTGGCGGCCCAGACCCTGCGGCCAGGGGCCTGCTGA